Below is a genomic region from Pseudazoarcus pumilus.
CGGACATGTTCATGGTCAAGCCCGGCATGCCGTATCTGGACATCGTGCGCCGCGTGAAGACCGAGCTGGGTGTGCCGACCTATGCCTACCAGGTCAGTGGCGAGTACGCGATGCTCAAGGCGGCCGCGGCCAACGGCTGGCTGGCCGAGCGTGACTGCGTGCTCGAGGCGCTGCTGGCCTTCAAACGCGCCGGTGCCGACGGCATCCTGACCTATTTCGCGCTCGATGCGGCGCGCTGGCTGCGCGAGGGCTAGGCGAACAGCCGGCTCCACGCCCGGCGCAGTTCCAGCACCGACGAGATGCGCAGGTCCGCGTAGGCGGGGCGGCGCGGCAGTGAGCCGACCAGCACGGTCTTCATGCCCAGGCGCTTGGCCGTGCGCAGGTTGAGCGCCGAATCCTCCACCATCACGCAACGCTGCGGGCGCAGACGGTGTTCGCGCAGCAGGCGGCGGAAGGCGTGCACGCCGGGCTTGGGCTCGAAGCGCATGCGCTCGACCGCGAAGACGTCGTCGAAATGACGCCGGATGCCCATCGCGCGCACTACCGCATCCACGTAGTGCTGCGGGCCGTTGGAAAACACGATCTTGCGCCCCGGCAGGCGGCGCAGCATCGCGGCTAGCGCGCGGTCGAATACCAGCATCTCGTGCAGGCGCTCGAAGCGGTGGGTCTCGGCGAGGAAATGGGCCGGGTCCGTGCCGTGATGGCGCATCAGACCGGTCAGCGTCGCGCCGTAGCGTCGCCAGTAATCGAGGCGCAGCGCATTGGCCGTGTCCTCGTCGACGTCCAGGTGTTGCGCCAGATACGCGATCATGCCGCGGTTGATGTGCGGAAAGACGTGGGCGCTGGCGTTGTGCAGCGTGTTGTCCAGATCGAACAGCCAGACCGGTGCGGGATGCATGCGGGAAAAGCGCGGGCTGTGAAGCCCGCGCAGAGCGTATCTAGACCGCCTCGAGGCCGAGGCGCTGGAACAGGCGTTCGTCGCGATCGGCTTCGGGATTGTCGGTGGTGAGCAGGCGATCGCCGTAGAAGATCGAATTGGCGCCGGCCAGAAAGCACAGTGCCTGCGTCTCGTCGCTCATCTGCTGGCGGCCGGCCGACAGGCGTACCACGCTGGTCGGCATGGTGATGCGCGCGGCCGCGATGGTGCGCACGAACTCGAAGGCGTCGATGTCCTCGGCGCCGGCCAGCGGCGTGCCGGGAATGGGCACCAGGTCGTTGATCGGCACCGATTCGGGCGGCGGGGCCATGTTCGCCAGTTGCGCGATCATCGCCGCGCGTCCGCGTCGTCCTTCGCCCATGCCGACGATGCCGCCGCAGCACACGTGGATGCCGGCCTCGCGCACCTTGCCGATGGTGTCGAGGCGATCGTTCATGGTGTGCGTGGTGATCACCTGGCCGTAGAACTCGGGCGCGGTGTCGATGTTGTGGTTGTAGTAGTCCAGGCCGGCTTCGCGCAGGCGCTCGGCCTGGCCGTCGCGCAGCATGCCCAGCGTGACGCAGGTCTCCAGTCCGAGCTTCTTGACCTCGCGCACCATCTCCAGCACCGGCTCCAGGTCGCGCTCCTTGGGGCCGCGCCAGGCCGCGCCCATGCAAAAGCGCGAGGCGCCGTTGGCCTTGGCTGCACGCGCGTGCTCGAGCACCTCGGTCAGCGGCATCAGGCGCTCCTTCTCCAGGCCGGTGTCGTAGCGCGCCGATTGCGAGCAGTAGCCGCAGTCCTCCGAGCAGCCGCCGGTCTTGATCGACAGCAGCGTCGAACGCTGCACCGCGTTCGGCGCAAAGTGTTCGCGATGCACGCGCTGGGCCTCGAACACCAGATCCATGAAGGGGCGCTCGAACAGCGCCGCGACGGCCGCCGTCGTCCAGCGCTCGCTCGTCTCGCCCCGGCCGCCGGCCTTTGCGCTACCCTGTTCTGCCAAGCCCGTTGTCATTTCCGTAATCCTTTGCCGTGTTCGCGCGAGTCGCGCATCTTCCGTGATGGCTCCGAGCCTTGTCAAACCGCTGACCCGCACGCTGCGCGAGGCAATCGCTGCGAGCATGCCGCAACGCTGCCTGCTGTGCGGCGGCGCGAGTGGCGGCGCGCCGGTGTGCGAGGCGTGCGGCGACGAGCTGCCGCGGCTGCCGCCGACCCGATGCCCGCAATGCGCGCTGCCCTCGCCGGGCGGACACTGCGGGCGCTGCCTGCGTCGCGTGCCGGCCTTCGATGCGAGCCACGCCTTGCTCGCCTACGCGTTTCCGGCCGACCGTCTGGTGCAGGCGCTCAAGTATCGTGCCCGACTCGGGCTTGCCGCGTATTTTAGCCGCCTCGCCATCAATGCGTGGCCGCCGCCAGCGCTCGACTGCATGGTGGCCGTGCCCATGCATGCGCGTGCGCTGCGTGAGCGCGGATTCAACCAGGCGGTGGAGCTGGCGCGCCCGCTGGCCCGCGCATGGGCTCTGCCCCTGTTGCCACATGCGCTGCGTCGCATCGGCGACGGCCCGCCCCAGGCCTCGCTCGCCGGCCGCGCGCGGCGCCGCAACGTGCGCGACGCCTTCGTCTGCGACGAAGACATGACGGGCCGCGCGGTGCTCGTCATCGACGACGTGATGACCACCGGTGCGACACTGGAGGCGATCGCGCGCTGTCTGCGCCGCGCCGGTGCGACGCGGGTGGAAAATCTCGTCATCGCGCGTACGCTTGCGCCGGATTGATTTCCGGAGTGCCCATTGCATGTTCGACCTCGTCCTGTATCAGCCCGAGATTCCGCCCAACACGGGCAATCTGATCCGCCTGGCCGCGAACACCGGGGTGCGCCTGCATTTGGTGCGCCCGCTCGGTTTCGACCTGAGCGACCGTCAGCTCGCACGCGCCGGGCTGGACTATCACGATCTCGCGCGGGTCACGGTGCACGCGGACTGGTCCGCATGCGCCACGGCGCTGGCCGGGCGTCGCATGTTCGCGCTGAGCGTGCGCGGTACGCGCAGTTTTGCCGAGGTCACCTATGCTCCGGGGGATGTGTTCGTGTTCGGACCGGAGACGCGCGGCCTGCCGCAGGAGATGCTCGACGGGTTTGCCGCGGACGCGGTGCTGCGCATCCCGATGCTGCCGTCGAACCGCAGCATGAACCTGGCCAACAGCGCGTCCGTGGTGGTGTTCGAGGCGTGGCGCCAGCAGGGGTTTGCCGGCGCGGTGTGAGTGCCGGGGCGGCTCAGTCCTGCTCGTGGCGCGGGTCGCGCGCGAGCAGCTGTTCGACCGCGTCGCGCGGACCGATGTGTTCGGAGTGCAGCAGCGCGTCGACGGCTTCGGTGATGGGCATCTCGACGCCGTGGCGCCGGGCCAGCATCGCCGCCGAGCGCGCGGTGGGTACGCCTTCGGCGACGTGACCGAGCTTTGCGAGGATGTCGGGCAGGGACTGGCCGCTGGCCAGCGCCAGGCCGACACGCCGGTTGCGTGACAGATCGCCGGTGCAGGTGAGGATCAGGTCGCCCATGCCGGCCAGCCCGGTCAGCGTCTCGGGTCGGGCGCCCAGCGCCACGCCCAGGCGCGTGATCTCGGCCAGTCCGCGCGTAATCAGCGCGGCACGCGCGTTCAGGCCGAAACCCATGCCGTCGGACACGCCGGCGGCGATCGCGATGATGTTCTTCAGCCCGCCGCCGATCTCGGCGCCGACGAGGTCGTCGTTGGCGTACAGGCGCAGCCGTGGCTGATGCAGGGCCTGTACCCAGCGCTCGGCGAAGGCCCGGTCGGTGGAGGCGAGCGCGATGGCGGTGGGTTGCCCGGCGCCCACTTCCGCTGCGAAGCTCGGACCGGTGAGCACGCCGCAGGGCGTGTCGCTGCCGATGGCGTCGAAGACGATCTCGTGGGGCATGCGTCCGGTGCCCGCCTCGAGGCCCTTGCAGGCCCAGATCAGCGGGGTGGCGGGGCGGCGTGCGTGCAGCGCAATGACGGTGTCGCGCAGGCCGGCCAGCGGGGTGGCGACGAGATGCAGGTCGGCATCGACGGCGTGGTCGAGTTCGCCGGTGACGCTCAGCGCGTCGGGGAACGCTACCTCGGGCAGGAACTGGTGATTGATGCGCTCGCGGGCGAGGGTCTCGACCTGCTCGGGCTCGCGCGACCACAGTAGGACCTCATGTGCGCGTGCGAAGGCCACGGCCAGCGCCGTGCCCCAGGCGCCGGCGCCGAACACCGCGATGCGCATCGGCCTACAGCCCCCAGACGTCGGTCACGCGCACGTGGCCGGTGCCCCTATCCGGATGGCGCACCTGGACCCAGCCGTTGGCCGGCGGCGTGACCAGTTCGAGCACCACATCGGTGGCCGCCTCGAACAGCTTGTCGGCGTCGCCGGCCGGCTGGGCGCGCACCGCGGCGCTGGGCCGGGCGACGACCATCAGCGTGCGCTGCGCGCGCAGCTTGTCGCGTTCGATCCAGCTGATGGCGCCGCCCGGGTCGCGGACCTTGATCCAGCGCTCGAGCTGGACGACGACTTCGACCGGTGTCCCCTCGGAAATGATGAACAGCTTGCGCCCCTGCACGGACGGCGTCTCATAGAGGATCGCCGGCCGGGCGACGGAGCGGTATTCGATGGCCTGCGCGCTCGCGGCCGCGAGCGCCAGCAGGGCCATGGCGACGAGGCTGCGGGCACGCATGCTCATGTCACTGCTCCTGTTCTGCGGTGGCCGTCTGGCCGCGCTGCTTCTGCTGCTGGTACATGGCCTCGAAATTGACCGGCTGCAGCAGCACGGGCTGGAAGCCCGCGCGGGTCAGAGCGTCGGAGACCGTTTCGCGCGCGTACGGGAAGAGGATGTTGGCGCAGCCGACCATCATCACGCCATCGAGTTCGTCCTCGGGGATGTTGCGCAACTGGAAGATGCCGGACTGGGCGACCTCGACCAGGAAGACGGTGCGTCCGTCGGGCACGGTGGCCGAGACGTTGGCGACGAGCGTCACTTCGTAGATGTGATCCTCGATCTTCCTGCCGTTGGTGTTGAGTTCGACGTTGAGCTTGGTGTTCTCGAGTTCGAGGAAGATCTGCGGAGCGTGCGGGATCTCCAGCGAGAGGTCCTTGACGAAGATCTTTTCGATCGAGAACGAGGGTTGGGTCTGTTCGGCCATGTGCGGGTCTTTTGAAGTTGAAGGTTCGTCGGAGTGTCAGGATTGCGGCGCGGTCAGCAGCGGAATCAGCCGGCCGTCGCGGTCGAGTTCGTACAGTTCGTCGCAGCCGCCGACATGGT
It encodes:
- a CDS encoding pyrimidine 5'-nucleotidase — its product is MHPAPVWLFDLDNTLHNASAHVFPHINRGMIAYLAQHLDVDEDTANALRLDYWRRYGATLTGLMRHHGTDPAHFLAETHRFERLHEMLVFDRALAAMLRRLPGRKIVFSNGPQHYVDAVVRAMGIRRHFDDVFAVERMRFEPKPGVHAFRRLLREHRLRPQRCVMVEDSALNLRTAKRLGMKTVLVGSLPRRPAYADLRISSVLELRRAWSRLFA
- the bioB gene encoding biotin synthase BioB yields the protein MTTGLAEQGSAKAGGRGETSERWTTAAVAALFERPFMDLVFEAQRVHREHFAPNAVQRSTLLSIKTGGCSEDCGYCSQSARYDTGLEKERLMPLTEVLEHARAAKANGASRFCMGAAWRGPKERDLEPVLEMVREVKKLGLETCVTLGMLRDGQAERLREAGLDYYNHNIDTAPEFYGQVITTHTMNDRLDTIGKVREAGIHVCCGGIVGMGEGRRGRAAMIAQLANMAPPPESVPINDLVPIPGTPLAGAEDIDAFEFVRTIAAARITMPTSVVRLSAGRQQMSDETQALCFLAGANSIFYGDRLLTTDNPEADRDERLFQRLGLEAV
- a CDS encoding ComF family protein, giving the protein MAPSLVKPLTRTLREAIAASMPQRCLLCGGASGGAPVCEACGDELPRLPPTRCPQCALPSPGGHCGRCLRRVPAFDASHALLAYAFPADRLVQALKYRARLGLAAYFSRLAINAWPPPALDCMVAVPMHARALRERGFNQAVELARPLARAWALPLLPHALRRIGDGPPQASLAGRARRRNVRDAFVCDEDMTGRAVLVIDDVMTTGATLEAIARCLRRAGATRVENLVIARTLAPD
- a CDS encoding tRNA (cytidine(34)-2'-O)-methyltransferase; its protein translation is MFDLVLYQPEIPPNTGNLIRLAANTGVRLHLVRPLGFDLSDRQLARAGLDYHDLARVTVHADWSACATALAGRRMFALSVRGTRSFAEVTYAPGDVFVFGPETRGLPQEMLDGFAADAVLRIPMLPSNRSMNLANSASVVVFEAWRQQGFAGAV
- a CDS encoding NAD(P)H-dependent glycerol-3-phosphate dehydrogenase, coding for MRIAVFGAGAWGTALAVAFARAHEVLLWSREPEQVETLARERINHQFLPEVAFPDALSVTGELDHAVDADLHLVATPLAGLRDTVIALHARRPATPLIWACKGLEAGTGRMPHEIVFDAIGSDTPCGVLTGPSFAAEVGAGQPTAIALASTDRAFAERWVQALHQPRLRLYANDDLVGAEIGGGLKNIIAIAAGVSDGMGFGLNARAALITRGLAEITRLGVALGARPETLTGLAGMGDLILTCTGDLSRNRRVGLALASGQSLPDILAKLGHVAEGVPTARSAAMLARRHGVEMPITEAVDALLHSEHIGPRDAVEQLLARDPRHEQD
- a CDS encoding SH3 domain-containing protein, with the translated sequence MSMRARSLVAMALLALAAASAQAIEYRSVARPAILYETPSVQGRKLFIISEGTPVEVVVQLERWIKVRDPGGAISWIERDKLRAQRTLMVVARPSAAVRAQPAGDADKLFEAATDVVLELVTPPANGWVQVRHPDRGTGHVRVTDVWGL
- the secB gene encoding protein-export chaperone SecB, whose product is MAEQTQPSFSIEKIFVKDLSLEIPHAPQIFLELENTKLNVELNTNGRKIEDHIYEVTLVANVSATVPDGRTVFLVEVAQSGIFQLRNIPEDELDGVMMVGCANILFPYARETVSDALTRAGFQPVLLQPVNFEAMYQQQKQRGQTATAEQEQ